A section of the Malania oleifera isolate guangnan ecotype guangnan chromosome 2, ASM2987363v1, whole genome shotgun sequence genome encodes:
- the LOC131148507 gene encoding uncharacterized protein LOC131148507 isoform X2: MGDFSASSIHRSRLHDCHGDALIRHRVDSPQSVLDPLLSSMAGLSFTRHPLQDPRGRKITKKGTRTVEDSIPRGSRRSAIASSDFTPPAPIVVKRRRFTTLIDDDDCGMDDGDATPGVARKLWDLLDKVASESADPKEERQGYSIEP, from the coding sequence ATGGGCGACTTCTCCGCCAGCAGCATCCACCGTTCCCGCCTCCACGACTGCCACGGCGACGCACTCATCCGCCATCGCGTCGACTCGCCGCAATCCGTCTTGGACCCCTTGCTCTCTTCCATGGCCGGCCTCAGCTTCACGCGTCATCCCCTCCAAGATCCGCGCGGCCGCAAGATCACCAAGAAAGGAACGCGTACCGTGGAGGACTCAATTCCCCGTGGCTCCCGGCGCAGTGCGATTGCCTCATCCGATTTTACTCCGCCAGCCCCGATCGTGGTGAAGAGGCGGCGATTCACAACCCTCATCGATGACGATGACTGCGGAATGGATGACGGAGATGCAACGCCTGGGGTCGCAAGAAAGCTTTGGGACCTCCTTGATAAGGTGGCTTCGGAGAGCGCCGATCCTAAGGAAGAGAGGCAGGGGTACTCCATTGAACCATAA